Proteins encoded by one window of Chitinophagaceae bacterium:
- a CDS encoding ABC transporter ATP-binding protein — MLRTENISHHYKNEVPLTFEDFNVQVNKHLLILGDSGCGKTTLLHIIAGLLNPTKGKVFINNTDIYSLSGAARDTFRGRNIGIVFQTPHLIRNFTVKENLAAAGFFSSTKIKEEYLLQISEKLGLTEYLNRYPEELSRGQAQRVGIGRAVVHQPAIILADEPTASLDDKNCRQVAELLMQQADNQGASLIVATHDQRIKNLFQEVYTINKEQPIL, encoded by the coding sequence ATGCTCCGAACTGAAAATATATCACACCATTATAAAAATGAGGTTCCGCTAACTTTTGAGGACTTCAACGTACAAGTAAATAAACACCTTCTAATTCTTGGTGATTCAGGATGTGGTAAAACAACCTTGCTGCATATTATTGCGGGTTTATTAAACCCTACAAAAGGAAAGGTTTTTATTAATAATACAGATATTTACAGCTTATCAGGAGCAGCACGAGATACTTTCAGAGGCCGGAATATTGGAATAGTTTTTCAGACTCCACACCTGATTAGAAATTTTACGGTTAAAGAAAATTTAGCGGCAGCCGGGTTTTTCTCTTCTACGAAAATCAAGGAAGAGTATTTATTGCAAATTTCTGAAAAGCTTGGTCTGACAGAATATTTAAACAGGTACCCGGAAGAGTTGAGTCGTGGTCAGGCTCAGCGGGTAGGTATCGGAAGAGCAGTTGTTCATCAACCGGCTATAATTTTAGCCGACGAACCAACGGCTAGTCTCGATGATAAAAATTGTCGGCAGGTAGCTGAATTACTTATGCAACAAGCAGATAATCAAGGCGCATCATTAATTGTGGCTACTCATGACCAACGAATCAAAAATTTGTTTCAGGAAGTTTATACTATTAACAAAGAACAACCAATCCTATGA
- a CDS encoding FAD-binding protein — MYSWRNWSGLHHATPENIFFPETEEQLTAFIQKAAEEHKFIRTVGSAHSFTPLVKSNSLLVSLDKMQGLIDYDIESLNARLWAGTKLYQAGEILFEKGMAMENMGDIDRQSLAGIISTGTHGTGVDYGTISTQVEELTFINGLGEKITCSLVENPEIFRAAAVSLGVLGVITRIKFKLVPSYKLTYSQSKESLSSVLTKLENYNSSNRNFEFYFFPHTGKVQTKFINETNLKPQKRSFSRYLNDVILENLAFKGLSEYVRIFPKKAPQISNLCINLVSELQKVNYSHKIFAVPRWVKFQEMEYNIPSENFQEAIQEVDEVIRKEKIQTHFPIECRFVKKDNLMLSPATGRDSAYIAVHQYKGMEYESYFRKMEEIFLKYNGRPHWGKLHFLEEKDFSTLYPEWDTFKSIREKMDPNGLFLSPYMTSIFKSQTKSKVI; from the coding sequence ATGTACAGCTGGAGAAACTGGTCAGGTCTTCATCATGCGACCCCTGAAAATATTTTTTTTCCGGAAACGGAAGAACAGTTAACTGCATTTATTCAAAAAGCAGCCGAGGAACATAAATTTATTCGTACTGTCGGCTCCGCCCACTCTTTTACACCTTTAGTAAAATCAAACTCACTACTTGTTTCTTTAGACAAAATGCAGGGACTGATAGATTATGATATTGAGTCTTTAAATGCCCGATTGTGGGCGGGGACTAAATTGTATCAAGCCGGTGAAATACTTTTTGAAAAAGGTATGGCAATGGAGAATATGGGAGACATAGATCGTCAGTCTCTCGCAGGCATAATTTCTACCGGAACACATGGTACAGGAGTAGACTATGGTACAATCTCTACTCAGGTTGAAGAACTAACTTTTATCAATGGTTTAGGTGAAAAAATAACTTGTTCACTTGTTGAAAATCCCGAGATTTTCAGGGCTGCTGCAGTAAGTCTGGGAGTTTTAGGTGTAATTACCCGTATAAAATTCAAACTCGTACCTTCTTATAAGTTAACCTATTCTCAAAGCAAAGAATCTTTAAGCAGTGTTTTAACTAAGCTGGAAAACTATAATTCATCAAACAGAAATTTTGAGTTTTATTTTTTTCCACATACCGGAAAAGTACAGACTAAATTTATAAATGAAACGAACTTAAAACCTCAGAAAAGAAGCTTTAGCCGATATCTGAATGATGTAATTCTTGAAAATTTAGCTTTTAAAGGACTAAGTGAATATGTCAGGATTTTCCCAAAAAAAGCACCTCAAATCAGCAATTTATGTATTAATTTAGTTAGTGAATTGCAAAAAGTGAATTACAGTCATAAAATATTTGCCGTTCCACGGTGGGTGAAATTTCAGGAAATGGAATACAATATTCCCTCAGAAAATTTTCAGGAAGCAATTCAGGAAGTAGATGAAGTTATCAGAAAAGAAAAGATACAGACACATTTTCCAATTGAGTGCCGCTTTGTAAAAAAGGATAATCTAATGTTAAGTCCGGCAACGGGACGTGATTCTGCCTATATAGCCGTACATCAATATAAGGGAATGGAATATGAAAGCTATTTCAGGAAAATGGAAGAAATCTTTTTAAAGTATAATGGGCGGCCACATTGGGGGAAGTTACATTTTTTAGAAGAAAAAGACTTTTCAACACT
- a CDS encoding ABC transporter permease yields the protein MSVLKITLKNIFSKPLHFFTTILLFIVGIGIISVLLLTSHFLTKSMDDNIRSIDLVVGAKGSPMQLILSSVFHVDFPTGNISVEEARIVTDHPMVRRAVPVALGDSYGSYRIVGTDASFFDLYELELKEGRNWDDKMEAVVGYNVFKQGNLKIGDTFYGAHGLDGEGHIHDDHEYIVVGILNHSSSVANNLILTPIESVWYVHDHDHDHDHHHHDHDHDHHHHDHDHHHHDHDHDHNHDHHDHGHSHSHDDHNHHNHNHDHDHSHDHNHDHGHHNGHDHSHDHSHDDKEHVHGPDCDHDDHHHEKSHSHNEEHAYTHDQSGRAVEGFIQDPSQSRLQFPYWQNDGSNEEITSLLVEYSSRRATVSFPYFIQNETSMQTASPAIETARLFTLLGVGLDTLRWIAFAVILIGMLSIFTSLYNTFKERKYELAIMRALGGSRFKIFSIIILEGAIYGLIGTLLGVLSGHIFMSSLQQLVRESQQFAVSGMIFLPEESILIIAGLSAGLIAAIIPAIQAYKMDISTILGKGYQV from the coding sequence ATGAGTGTTTTAAAGATTACTTTAAAAAATATTTTTAGCAAACCCTTGCATTTTTTTACAACTATTTTGTTGTTTATTGTAGGTATTGGCATTATTAGCGTTCTTCTGCTTACAAGCCACTTTTTAACTAAATCCATGGACGATAATATTCGCTCAATTGATTTGGTGGTAGGAGCAAAAGGGAGTCCAATGCAGCTTATTTTATCCAGTGTTTTTCATGTTGATTTTCCTACGGGAAATATTAGTGTTGAAGAAGCTCGCATAGTAACAGATCATCCAATGGTTAGAAGAGCTGTGCCCGTTGCTTTAGGAGACAGCTATGGTAGTTATAGAATCGTTGGTACGGACGCATCCTTTTTTGACTTGTATGAGTTAGAACTCAAAGAGGGACGGAACTGGGATGATAAAATGGAAGCAGTAGTTGGTTACAATGTGTTTAAACAAGGTAATTTAAAAATTGGGGATACTTTTTATGGTGCACATGGTTTGGATGGAGAAGGACATATACATGATGACCATGAGTATATAGTTGTTGGTATATTAAATCATTCTTCCAGTGTTGCAAACAACCTTATTTTAACTCCCATTGAAAGTGTTTGGTATGTTCATGACCACGACCACGACCATGACCACCATCATCACGATCATGACCATGACCATCATCATCACGATCACGATCATCACCACCATGACCACGATCATGACCATAATCACGACCACCACGATCATGGACATTCTCACAGCCATGACGACCATAATCATCATAATCATAATCATGACCATGACCACTCTCACGACCATAATCATGACCATGGTCACCATAACGGACATGACCACTCTCATGACCACAGCCACGATGATAAAGAACACGTTCATGGCCCCGATTGTGACCACGACGACCATCATCATGAAAAATCACATAGCCATAATGAGGAACATGCCTACACACATGATCAAAGCGGAAGAGCTGTAGAAGGTTTTATTCAGGATCCTTCCCAGTCGAGATTACAATTTCCTTATTGGCAAAATGATGGAAGTAATGAAGAAATAACCAGTTTATTAGTTGAGTATTCCAGTCGAAGAGCTACTGTTAGCTTTCCCTATTTCATTCAGAATGAAACTTCCATGCAAACAGCTTCGCCGGCTATAGAAACTGCCCGTCTTTTTACCTTATTGGGGGTTGGTTTAGATACTCTTCGTTGGATTGCTTTTGCTGTAATTTTAATTGGAATGCTTTCAATATTCACTTCACTTTATAATACCTTCAAAGAACGAAAGTATGAGTTAGCAATAATGAGAGCATTGGGTGGTTCCAGGTTTAAGATATTTAGTATAATTATCCTGGAAGGAGCCATTTACGGACTCATTGGAACCCTATTGGGTGTTTTAAGCGGGCATATATTCATGTCTTCTCTTCAGCAACTTGTAAGAGAATCTCAGCAATTTGCCGTAAGTGGAATGATTTTTCTACC